In Hyperolius riggenbachi isolate aHypRig1 chromosome 10, aHypRig1.pri, whole genome shotgun sequence, a genomic segment contains:
- the LOC137534405 gene encoding histone H1B-like — MAETAPAAAPPAAEPAAKKKQSKKAAAGGAKKASNKPSGPSVSDLIVRAVSASKERSGVSLAALKKALAAGGYDVEKNNSRLKLAVRSLLTKGTLVHVKGTGASGSFKISKEGSKDKAAAKKKPSAAAKSKKPAAAAKSPKKAKKAPSAAKKSPKKAAKKPAAAKSPAKKAAKPKAAKSPAKKAAKPKAAKSPAKKAAKPKAAKSPAKKATKPKAAKSPAKKATKPKAAKSPAKKAAPKKK; from the coding sequence ATGGCAGAGACCGCACCAGCAGCCGCCCCTCCTGCAGCGGAGCCCGCCGCCAAGAAGAAGCAGAGCAAGAAGGCGGCAGCCGGAGGAGCCAAGAAAGCCAGCAACAAGCCTTCCGGTCCCAGCGTGTCCGATCTGATCGTCAGAGCCGTGTCCGCCTCTAAGGAGCGCAGCGGGGTCTCCCTGGCCGCCCTGAAGAAGGCTCTGGCTGCCGGAGGATACGATGTAGAGAAGAATAACAGCCGCCTCAAGCTGGCCGTCAGGAGCTTGCTGACAAAGGGCACCCTCGTCCATGTCAAAGGTACCGGCGCCTCCGGCTCCTTCAAGATCagcaaggagggcagcaaagacaaGGCGGCCGCCAAGAAAAAGCCATCCGCTGCGGCTAAGTCTAAGAAGCCGGCTGCTGCGGCCAAGTCTCCAAAGAAAGCTAAGAAAGCCCCCAGTGCTGCCAAGAAGAGCCCGAAGAAAGCGGCCAAGAAACCTGCAGCTGCTAAGAGCCCGGCAAAGAAGGCAGCCAAGCCTAAAGCCGCTAAGAGCCCGGCAAAGAAGGCAGCCAAGCCTAAAGCCGCTAAGAGCCCGGCAAAGAAGGCAGCCAAGCCTAAAGCCGCTAAGAGCCCGGCAAAGAAGGCAACGAAGCCTAAAGCCGCTAAGAGCCCGGCAAAGAAGGCAACGAAGCCTAAAGCCGCTAAGAGCCCGGCTAAGAAGGCCGCTCCTAAGAAGAAATAA
- the LOC137534414 gene encoding histone H3, giving the protein MARTKQTARKSTGGKAPRKQLATKAARKSAPATGGVKKPHRYRPGTVALREIRRYQKSTELLIRKLPFQRLVREIAQDFKTDLRFQSSAVMALQEASEAYLVGLFEDTNLCAIHAKRVTIMPKDIQLARRIRGERA; this is encoded by the coding sequence ATGGCCAGAACCAAGCAGACAGCCCGCAAGTCCACCGGCGGGAAGGCTCCCCGCAAGCAGCTGGCTACTAAAGCCGCCCGTAAGAGCGCTCCAGCCACCGGCGGAGTGAAGAAGCCCCACCGCTACCGGCCCGGCACTGTGGCTCTCCGCGAGATCCGCCGCTACCAGAAATCCACCGAGCTGCTAATCCGCAAGCTGCCCTTCCAGCGCCTGGTGCGGGAGATCGCTCAGGACTTCAAGACCGACCTGCGCTTCCAGAGCTCGGCCGTCATGGCTCTGCAGGAGGCCAGCGAGGCTTATCTGGTGGGGCTCTTCGAGGACACCAACCTGTGCGCCATCCACGCCAAGAGGGTCACCATCATGCCCAAAGACATCCAGCTGGCCCGCAGGATCCGCGGCGAGAGGGCCTAA
- the LOC137534430 gene encoding histone H2B 1.1-like, which translates to MPEPAKSAPAPKKGSKKAVSKSQKKDGKKRRKSRKESYAIYVYKVLKQVHPDTGISSKAMSIMNSFVNDIFERIAGEASRLAHYNKRHTITSREIQTAVRLLLPGELAKHAVSEGTKAVTKYTSAK; encoded by the coding sequence ATGCCTGAGCCAGCCAAGTCCGCTCCTGCCCCCAAGAAGGGCTCCAAGAAAGCCGTGAGCAAGAGCCAGAAGAAGGACGGCAAGAAGCGTAGGAAGAGCAGGAAGGAGAGTTACGCCATCTACGTGtacaaggtgctgaagcaggtacATCCCGACACCGGCATCTCCTCCAAGGCCATGAGCATCATGAACTCCTTCGTCAATGACATCTTCGAGCGCATCGCTGGGGAAGCTTCCCGTCTGGCTCATTACAACAAGCGCCACACTATCACCTCCCGGGAGATCCAGACCGCCGTCCGCCTACTGCTGCCGGGAGAGCTGGCCAAGCACGCCGTGTCCGAGGGCACCAAGGCCGTCACCAAGTACACCAGCGCCAAGTAA
- the LOC137534424 gene encoding histone H2A type 2-B, with product MSGRGKQGGKARAKAKTRSSRAGLQFPVGRVHRLLRKGNYAERVGAGAPVYLAAVLEYLTAEILELAGNAARDNKKTRIIPRHLQLAVRNDEELNKLLGGVTIAQGGVLPNIQAVLLPKKTESHKAAKSK from the coding sequence ATGTCTGGACGCGGCAAACAAGGCGGCAAGGCCCGTGCTAAGGCCAAGACTCGCTCCTCCCGGGCCGGCCTGCAGTTCCCAGTCGGCCGTGTGCACCGTCTGCTGAGGAAGGGCAACTATGCGGAGCGGGTGGGGGCCGGAGCTCCGGTCTATCTGGCCGCAGTGCTGGAGTACCTGACCGCTGAGATCCTGGAGCTGGCTGGCAACGCCGCCCGGGACAACAAGAAGACCCGCATCATCCCCCGCCACCTGCAGCTGGCTGTCCGCAACGACGAGGAGCTCAACAAGCTGCTGGGTGGGGTGACCATCGCCCAGGGGGGAGTCCTGCCCAACATCCAGGccgtgctgctgcccaagaagaCCGAGAGCCACAAGGCGGCCAAGAGCAAGTAA
- the LOC137536787 gene encoding histone H4-like gives MSGRGKGGKGLGKGGAKRHRKVLRDNIQGITKPAIRRLARRGGVKRISGLIYEETRGVLKVFLENVIRDAVTYTEHAKRKTVTAMDVVYALKRQGGTLYGFGG, from the coding sequence ATGTCTGGCAGAGGAAAGGGCGGCAAAGGTCTCGGGAAAGGAGGCGCCAAGCGGCACAGGAAGGTGCTCCGGGACAACATCCAGGGCATCACTAAGCCCGCCATCCGCCGCCTGGCCCGCAGAGGGGGTGTCAAGCGTATCTCCGGCCTCATCTATGAGGAGACCCGCGGAGTGCTGAAGGTTTTCCTGGAGAATGTCATCCGCGATGCCGTCACCTACACCGAGCACGCCAAGAGGAAGACCGTCACCGCCATGGATGTGGTGTACGCCCTGAAACGCCAGGGGGGCACTCTCTACGGCTTCGGCGGCTAA